In the Thermodesulfovibrio yellowstonii DSM 11347 genome, one interval contains:
- a CDS encoding type III pantothenate kinase: MLVAVKIGNSTINLAFFKDPYQSDFRIVSFDTQEVSSWTDNQKLLNCPFLSDNYNFDCIICSVVPEITEKFLDFFTNISHRTIVIDYKTPSGLKLNLNKPESFGVDRLVASVAAYELFKENIAVVDAGTATTITVVTSEKEIVGGAIMPGIGTMNYALNEKTSSLPLIDLNKDVEVLGKDTHSAILSGIVLGTIYAVEGIISEIEKKINRDLIILLTGGYSKLLSKYMHKKHLLNKYLVIEGMRLIYLKNIKN; encoded by the coding sequence ATGCTTGTTGCTGTTAAAATAGGAAATTCCACTATTAATCTTGCTTTTTTCAAAGATCCCTATCAATCTGATTTTAGAATTGTTTCATTTGATACACAGGAAGTATCAAGCTGGACTGATAATCAGAAACTCCTTAATTGTCCATTTCTCAGTGATAATTATAATTTTGACTGTATAATATGTTCTGTTGTACCTGAAATTACAGAGAAATTTCTGGATTTTTTTACAAATATCTCTCATAGAACAATTGTTATAGATTACAAAACTCCTTCAGGATTAAAGCTTAATCTTAATAAACCAGAAAGTTTTGGAGTTGACAGACTTGTTGCTTCTGTGGCTGCCTATGAATTATTCAAAGAAAATATCGCGGTTGTAGATGCTGGAACAGCTACTACAATCACAGTCGTTACCAGTGAAAAAGAGATTGTTGGTGGAGCAATAATGCCAGGAATAGGCACAATGAATTATGCTCTTAATGAAAAAACATCAAGTTTGCCACTGATTGATTTAAATAAGGATGTTGAAGTACTTGGCAAAGATACTCATTCAGCAATTCTAAGTGGAATAGTTTTAGGAACAATTTATGCAGTTGAAGGAATAATAAGCGAAATTGAGAAAAAAATAAACCGTGACCTTATAATTCTTTTAACGGGTGGATATTCTAAGTTATTATCAAAATACATGCATAAAAAACATTTATTGAATAAATATCTTGTAATTGAGGGTATGAGATTGATATACTTAAAAAACATTAAAAATTAG
- a CDS encoding MlaE family ABC transporter permease, producing MKSTIQIQKIISDLQDFYILCVNSIIRLFRKPLYFDDIVEQMEYAGSSSVFIVSLVCLFVGMALSLQLSAELSGLGLKMYTGKIVGIAVIREIGPLVTALVFIGRVGAGQTAEIGSMILGHQIDTLRVYGIDPIKKVVVPRVVASVVMLPCLTIIGDLVCLFGGYYIAVFVSNQSGSFYWSSIIKELTFQNVLSGSIKPFIFGYLISCISCFYGLTTRGGAKGLRTSTTKAVVTSIVVVIAMDFVLTRILLYALGFSV from the coding sequence ATGAAATCAACAATACAAATTCAAAAAATAATATCTGACCTACAGGATTTTTATATTCTCTGTGTAAATTCAATAATTAGACTTTTTAGGAAACCTCTTTACTTTGATGATATTGTAGAACAAATGGAATATGCGGGTTCTTCTTCAGTTTTTATTGTTTCTTTAGTATGCCTTTTTGTCGGGATGGCTCTTTCTCTTCAACTAAGCGCTGAACTCAGTGGACTCGGATTAAAAATGTATACAGGCAAAATTGTCGGGATTGCAGTAATCAGAGAAATAGGTCCTCTTGTGACAGCACTTGTTTTCATTGGACGAGTCGGAGCTGGACAGACTGCAGAAATTGGCTCAATGATACTGGGACATCAGATAGATACACTAAGAGTATATGGGATTGATCCGATAAAAAAAGTGGTAGTTCCAAGAGTAGTTGCTTCTGTTGTTATGTTGCCATGTCTTACAATTATAGGTGACTTAGTATGTCTTTTTGGTGGTTATTATATAGCAGTATTTGTAAGTAATCAAAGTGGCTCTTTTTACTGGTCAAGCATAATCAAGGAACTTACATTTCAAAATGTGCTCTCAGGCTCAATAAAGCCTTTTATTTTTGGATATTTAATTTCATGCATAAGTTGCTTTTACGGACTTACAACACGAGGAGGAGCAAAGGGTTTGAGAACATCCACAACCAAGGCAGTGGTTACATCAATTGTGGTTGTTATTGCAATGGATTTTGTGCTTACACGAATTCTGCTTTATGCATTGGGATTTAGCGTATGA
- a CDS encoding type II toxin-antitoxin system VapB family antitoxin: MRRTNIELDEKILKEAMELTKMKTKKDVINFAISELVKKLKRKKILELEGKVQWEGNLDEMREGRFC; the protein is encoded by the coding sequence ATGCGTAGAACCAATATTGAATTAGACGAAAAAATTTTAAAAGAAGCAATGGAATTAACAAAGATGAAAACTAAAAAAGATGTGATTAATTTTGCAATCAGTGAACTTGTTAAAAAGCTTAAGAGAAAAAAAATACTTGAACTTGAAGGTAAAGTCCAATGGGAAGGGAATCTTGATGAAATGAGAGAGGGGAGATTTTGCTAA
- a CDS encoding biotin--[acetyl-CoA-carboxylase] ligase, with amino-acid sequence MEFTGEELKKLLSSKIQEIGKEIVVYDEVESTNSKANELLKQGYPSGTVVVADRQIKGKGRLGRKWISPSGKNLYMSIGIKPTIPPKYATLLTLTSVVACTTALRRYADVPVLIKWPNDMLVDDKKVGGILTEMKIEGEKIKSAVVGIGINVNMTEEDMPEEIKEIASSLKICKGEDFSRSLLAVEIIKEFDKWYQLLEKRQRKTIIDRWMQLSGTIGRQVKIVLSDRELIATAEAIDEEGRLIVKLTDGTYEKICAGDVTLLRAK; translated from the coding sequence ATGGAATTTACAGGAGAAGAGTTAAAAAAGTTATTGTCTTCAAAAATTCAGGAAATTGGTAAAGAAATTGTAGTTTATGATGAGGTTGAATCAACTAACAGCAAGGCAAATGAACTTTTAAAACAGGGATATCCCTCAGGAACAGTTGTTGTAGCAGATAGACAAATAAAAGGCAAAGGCAGATTGGGCAGAAAATGGATTTCGCCTTCAGGGAAAAATCTTTACATGAGCATTGGTATAAAACCGACTATTCCTCCAAAATATGCTACATTACTTACTTTAACCAGTGTTGTAGCATGCACAACAGCTTTGAGAAGATATGCAGATGTGCCTGTATTGATTAAATGGCCTAATGATATGCTTGTGGATGATAAAAAAGTTGGTGGAATTCTTACAGAAATGAAGATTGAAGGAGAAAAAATAAAGTCTGCTGTAGTAGGCATTGGTATTAATGTAAATATGACAGAAGAAGATATGCCAGAAGAGATTAAAGAAATAGCCTCTTCTCTTAAGATATGTAAAGGAGAAGATTTTTCAAGAAGTCTTCTTGCTGTGGAAATAATCAAAGAATTTGATAAGTGGTATCAATTACTTGAAAAGAGGCAGAGAAAAACAATTATTGACCGATGGATGCAGTTGAGTGGCACCATAGGAAGGCAAGTTAAAATTGTTTTATCTGACAGAGAGCTTATTGCTACAGCTGAAGCTATAGATGAGGAAGGTAGGCTAATTGTAAAGCTAACTGACGGAACATATGAAAAAATCTGCGCAGGGGATGTTACTTTACTCCGAGCAAAATAA
- a CDS encoding radical SAM/SPASM domain-containing protein yields the protein MNNFGKQKFGHIDIPLQRVHIELTNICDFNCIFCPKSVMKRNRGYMDKKLAIQLISEIHENNICDKITFHVMGEPTLHPDFFEILSYSDKTGIKVGLTTNGAGLGGEVGEKLLDYPLYQIDISLQTPDAKSFNLRKAHLTFDDYLKGIFNFFTAYYSKHSDTIFKFRFLNTSFRKKDMERKIGPIRVISSTDELRNTFKYWAGKIYEALNVNTSLIENAYKKIDKLVSYKWNVVEVYSNVFFETYILEDWGNAFYDGKIYKAWAGYCFGMRDHFSILYNGDVTLCCVDFDGNTKIGNVKESSLKEILSSDYLREIVEGFKKFKVIHPYCKRCIGSKSLLSWLLKPCLSILALKTLKPFFYKKIKLY from the coding sequence ATGAACAATTTTGGAAAACAAAAATTTGGGCATATAGATATTCCTCTTCAAAGAGTACATATTGAACTTACAAATATATGCGATTTTAACTGTATTTTTTGTCCAAAATCTGTTATGAAGAGAAATCGGGGATATATGGATAAAAAACTTGCAATACAATTAATTTCAGAGATTCATGAAAATAATATCTGTGACAAAATAACATTCCATGTAATGGGCGAGCCTACACTCCATCCAGATTTTTTTGAGATTTTATCGTATTCAGATAAAACAGGAATAAAAGTAGGGCTTACAACTAATGGAGCAGGTCTCGGAGGAGAAGTCGGTGAAAAGCTTCTTGATTATCCGCTTTATCAGATAGATATTTCACTTCAAACACCGGATGCAAAATCCTTTAATTTAAGAAAGGCTCACCTTACATTTGATGATTATTTAAAAGGAATTTTTAATTTTTTCACAGCATATTACTCAAAGCATAGTGATACTATTTTTAAGTTTCGTTTTTTAAATACAAGCTTTCGGAAAAAGGATATGGAAAGAAAAATAGGACCAATAAGAGTTATTTCATCTACAGATGAACTGAGAAATACTTTTAAATACTGGGCAGGAAAGATTTATGAAGCTTTGAATGTTAATACAAGCTTAATAGAAAATGCATACAAAAAAATAGATAAACTGGTCTCTTATAAATGGAATGTTGTAGAGGTTTATTCAAATGTTTTTTTTGAAACCTATATACTTGAAGACTGGGGAAATGCTTTTTATGATGGCAAAATATACAAAGCATGGGCAGGATACTGTTTTGGTATGAGAGATCATTTCAGTATTCTTTACAATGGTGATGTTACCCTGTGTTGTGTAGATTTTGATGGAAACACAAAAATCGGGAATGTTAAAGAATCGTCATTAAAAGAAATTCTCTCATCCGATTACTTAAGAGAAATAGTTGAAGGATTTAAAAAATTCAAAGTTATTCATCCTTACTGCAAAAGATGCATTGGAAGTAAATCATTACTTTCGTGGCTTTTAAAACCTTGTTTATCAATCTTAGCTTTGAAAACTCTTAAACCTTTCTTTTATAAAAAAATCAAACTTTACTGA
- a CDS encoding IS110 family transposase, with product MVYNYRGGVKVKERKSELSLVMQDRSECCSLSLRFLNLNGNIRSGTCITYHDDRLKEVLRKNQYTNKEGFIMSTYKVFIGIDVSKKYLNAAILNGDTTVTFKSLYCPEEFEKELNRHLKEIEKSELLIVMEHTGVYHLRLAHYLYESGYNVGVINPYSMRKFFEAKGKRAKTDKVDSIVIAEYGRQFFDGKLYRPKTEAQKQIETRLRLLDDFQRQINMVKNQREALSHVPMEGIKKVLRYYDGIIKALSSSMKKVEKEIQKLCREKFKKQRELLESIPGISDRAISVVVSMLRGFEGFSRAKEVGSFVGICPSPYESGDTVRGRGSIMKRGNSYVRKVFYMCTLSAIRVNVYCKGLYERLLKKGKSKKLALVAVGHKLLRQCFGVLRSGKEFNPSLVKST from the coding sequence ATGGTTTACAATTATAGAGGAGGAGTAAAAGTGAAGGAGAGGAAGAGCGAGTTGTCATTGGTCATGCAAGACCGTTCGGAATGTTGCTCCCTCTCCTTGCGCTTCCTGAACCTGAACGGGAACATCAGGTCTGGAACCTGTATTACTTACCACGATGATAGGTTAAAGGAAGTCCTCCGAAAAAATCAATATACTAATAAGGAGGGGTTTATAATGAGCACTTACAAAGTTTTCATAGGTATTGATGTATCAAAGAAGTATCTTAATGCAGCGATACTCAATGGAGACACTACAGTAACGTTTAAGAGCTTATATTGTCCAGAGGAATTTGAGAAGGAATTGAATAGGCATTTGAAAGAGATAGAAAAATCGGAGTTACTAATTGTTATGGAGCATACAGGGGTCTATCATCTAAGATTGGCTCATTATCTGTATGAGAGCGGATATAATGTAGGAGTGATTAATCCTTATTCAATGAGGAAATTTTTTGAGGCAAAGGGCAAGAGAGCAAAGACAGACAAAGTAGACTCCATAGTGATAGCTGAGTATGGGAGGCAATTTTTTGATGGGAAGCTATATAGACCTAAGACAGAGGCTCAGAAGCAAATAGAAACCCGGTTGAGGTTACTTGATGATTTTCAGAGGCAGATAAACATGGTTAAGAACCAGAGGGAAGCATTGAGCCATGTTCCTATGGAAGGCATCAAGAAAGTGCTAAGGTATTATGATGGGATAATAAAGGCACTGAGCAGTAGCATGAAAAAGGTAGAGAAAGAAATACAGAAGCTTTGCAGGGAAAAATTTAAGAAGCAGAGGGAATTACTTGAGAGCATACCTGGGATAAGTGACAGAGCGATAAGTGTAGTAGTATCAATGCTTAGGGGATTTGAGGGGTTTAGCAGAGCGAAGGAAGTAGGGAGTTTTGTAGGGATATGTCCCTCGCCGTATGAGAGTGGAGATACAGTGAGGGGGAGGGGAAGCATAATGAAGAGGGGCAACAGTTATGTGAGGAAGGTTTTTTATATGTGTACACTGTCAGCGATAAGGGTGAATGTATATTGCAAGGGATTATATGAGAGATTATTGAAAAAAGGGAAGTCAAAGAAGTTGGCATTGGTGGCAGTGGGGCATAAGTTGCTCAGGCAGTGTTTTGGAGTATTGAGAAGTGGGAAAGAATTCAATCCCAGTTTGGTAAAAAGCACTTGA
- a CDS encoding MBL fold metallo-hydrolase yields the protein MLENIKWFGHDSFKITGEKVIYTDPFQIKKPDKADIILVTHEHYDHFSPDDIKKLLAPHTVIALPKDCSGKIKAKEVIVKPGDKINIEGVEIEVVPSYNLNKKFHPKEKGWVGYIFKVMGKRIYIAGDTDYIPEMKSFKDIDIALLPVSGTYVMTAEEAVQAALDINPKIAIPMHYGSIVGSEKDAQYFAEKLKGKIDVIILQPER from the coding sequence ATGTTAGAAAATATTAAATGGTTTGGGCATGACAGCTTTAAAATTACAGGAGAAAAAGTTATCTATACGGATCCCTTTCAAATTAAAAAGCCTGATAAGGCTGATATTATTCTTGTTACTCATGAGCATTATGACCATTTCAGTCCTGATGATATAAAAAAACTTTTAGCTCCTCACACAGTTATTGCTCTTCCAAAGGATTGTTCAGGCAAGATTAAGGCAAAAGAAGTTATTGTTAAACCAGGAGATAAAATTAATATAGAAGGTGTGGAGATAGAGGTTGTTCCATCTTATAATTTGAACAAAAAGTTTCATCCAAAGGAGAAAGGTTGGGTTGGATATATTTTCAAAGTAATGGGGAAAAGAATTTATATTGCAGGAGACACTGATTATATTCCAGAAATGAAGTCTTTTAAAGATATTGATATTGCTTTGCTTCCAGTTTCAGGAACTTATGTAATGACTGCTGAAGAAGCAGTTCAGGCTGCGTTGGATATTAATCCTAAGATAGCAATTCCAATGCATTATGGAAGCATTGTTGGTTCTGAAAAGGATGCTCAGTATTTTGCTGAAAAACTCAAGGGCAAAATAGATGTTATAATACTTCAACCAGAGAGGTAA
- the xseA gene encoding exodeoxyribonuclease VII large subunit translates to MLKTDVIYQTLSQYLTEIKELIQEVSDYQWIIAEIAKIDCDKNGHYWIELVEKKDNEIIAQCGAVIWRGNVETISNFYLKTGIEIQKGIKILFIGKATFHEKYGFKLNILQIDPSFTIGEMALKKKETIERLTKEGLIDKNKFIKIPLIIQKIAIVSSKSAAGYEDFLKILKENKYGFKFYTKLFDAFVQGETAVNSLINAFQRCSLEFKDFDAIILIRGGGSVADLAIFNDYELAKTMALMPIPVFTGIGHTRDETVADCVASMSFKTPSEVAKFILDRALDFDSKIDNLKQRILHKVEAFLNTEISKNQSLQERFKLAVKNSGEKLSQKMNLIVSEIHNGILKKVHSEKEFLFSLKQNLHKKTNYILKTKEVEITNLSNRVKMKMRENITRGNFTIKSYKEKLFTKLKNTLALKNIEIERLREKLHLLSPENILKRGYSITYLNGKVLKNSQEASIGVKVQIQLYKGKIYGQVINKEEDYGEPKLF, encoded by the coding sequence ATGCTTAAAACAGATGTAATTTATCAAACTCTTTCCCAGTATTTAACCGAAATCAAAGAACTTATTCAGGAAGTTTCTGATTATCAGTGGATTATTGCTGAGATAGCAAAAATAGATTGTGATAAAAATGGACATTACTGGATTGAACTTGTTGAAAAAAAAGACAATGAAATTATTGCCCAATGTGGTGCGGTTATATGGCGTGGTAATGTTGAAACAATCTCTAACTTTTACCTTAAAACAGGAATTGAAATCCAAAAGGGTATAAAAATTCTTTTCATTGGAAAAGCTACATTTCATGAGAAATATGGTTTTAAACTAAATATTCTTCAAATTGACCCGTCCTTTACCATTGGAGAAATGGCTCTAAAGAAAAAAGAAACAATTGAAAGACTCACCAAAGAAGGACTTATTGATAAAAATAAGTTTATTAAGATTCCACTTATTATTCAAAAAATTGCAATTGTATCAAGTAAATCTGCGGCTGGATACGAAGATTTTTTAAAGATTTTAAAAGAAAATAAATACGGATTTAAATTTTATACTAAACTCTTTGATGCTTTTGTTCAGGGAGAAACTGCCGTGAATTCCTTAATAAATGCTTTTCAGAGATGTAGTCTTGAATTTAAAGATTTTGATGCTATTATTTTAATTCGTGGTGGAGGCTCTGTTGCTGACCTTGCAATTTTTAATGATTATGAACTTGCAAAAACAATGGCTTTAATGCCTATACCAGTGTTTACAGGGATAGGACATACAAGAGATGAAACTGTTGCAGACTGTGTTGCTTCAATGTCTTTTAAAACACCCTCTGAGGTAGCAAAATTTATTCTTGACAGAGCATTAGATTTTGACTCAAAAATTGACAATCTCAAACAGAGAATTCTTCATAAAGTTGAGGCTTTTTTAAATACTGAAATTTCAAAAAATCAGAGTCTTCAGGAAAGATTTAAACTGGCAGTGAAAAACTCAGGAGAAAAACTGTCTCAAAAGATGAACTTGATTGTAAGCGAGATTCATAATGGTATCTTGAAAAAAGTTCACAGCGAAAAGGAGTTCTTATTCTCACTTAAACAGAATCTTCATAAAAAGACAAATTATATACTAAAAACAAAAGAAGTTGAAATCACAAATCTCAGTAACAGAGTAAAAATGAAAATGAGAGAGAATATTACACGAGGAAATTTCACGATAAAATCTTACAAAGAAAAGCTTTTTACAAAATTAAAAAATACTCTTGCATTAAAAAATATTGAGATAGAAAGACTACGGGAAAAACTTCATCTTCTAAGCCCAGAAAATATTTTAAAAAGAGGTTACAGCATAACTTATTTGAATGGAAAGGTTTTGAAAAACTCTCAAGAAGCTTCCATTGGCGTAAAAGTTCAGATTCAACTTTATAAAGGGAAAATATATGGACAAGTAATAAATAAGGAGGAAGATTATGGAGAACCTAAGCTATTCTAA
- a CDS encoding pyridoxine 5'-phosphate synthase has protein sequence MVILGVNVDHIATVRQARKTFEPDPVMAATLAILGGADGITIHLREDRRHIQDRDLKILREVVPCELNLEMAATEEMINIALNIKPDMVTIVPEKRQELTTEGGLNVIELKDSLKEAIKKIKDAGIPVSLFINPERNDIECSKDIGADMVEIHTGYYSESRGDVQLKELERIKDAVAYSISLGLKTNAGHGLNYYNVKSIAAIKGLRGLYIGHSIIARAVLVGIEKAVREMKNLIKEACINA, from the coding sequence ATGGTTATTTTGGGCGTAAATGTTGACCATATTGCAACTGTAAGACAAGCAAGAAAAACTTTTGAACCAGACCCTGTAATGGCAGCAACACTGGCAATTCTTGGTGGTGCTGATGGCATAACCATCCATTTGAGAGAAGACAGAAGACATATACAAGACAGAGACTTAAAAATTCTTAGAGAAGTAGTTCCCTGTGAGCTAAATTTAGAGATGGCTGCAACAGAAGAGATGATTAATATTGCTTTAAATATTAAACCTGATATGGTCACAATTGTTCCTGAAAAAAGACAAGAGCTTACCACTGAAGGAGGACTCAATGTAATTGAACTTAAGGATTCTCTCAAAGAAGCAATAAAAAAAATAAAGGACGCTGGAATTCCTGTGAGTCTTTTTATAAATCCAGAGCGTAATGACATAGAGTGTTCAAAGGATATCGGAGCAGATATGGTTGAGATTCACACAGGATATTACTCTGAATCCAGAGGAGATGTTCAACTTAAAGAACTTGAAAGGATTAAAGACGCAGTAGCTTACTCCATAAGTCTTGGACTCAAAACAAATGCAGGACATGGATTAAACTATTACAATGTAAAATCTATAGCAGCAATAAAAGGACTAAGAGGACTTTATATTGGTCACAGTATAATTGCAAGAGCTGTTCTTGTAGGAATTGAGAAAGCTGTAAGAGAGATGAAAAATCTCATCAAAGAGGCATGTATTAATGCTTAA
- a CDS encoding RNA methyltransferase, translating to MPTLNHSWKENVYFVLVEPKESGNIGASARAIKNMGFTNLTLINPVPLQDEAYWMAWASKDVLEKAQIFRELDESLKDKALIIGTTRRRGAKRGAIIDVKDGVKRVYEVAQNNKVAILFGREDKGLFNEEVEKCGYLITIPTSLLQPSLNLAQAVLIVAYELMRCEELKDFHMNRQFYVSQTELDKLYERLFKLLKKIDYIPDNPDIEKRIINNFRHFFGRTGLTFWELKLLHGLCTHIEELIAKCQTNPKA from the coding sequence ATGCCTACCCTAAATCATTCCTGGAAAGAAAATGTTTATTTTGTTTTAGTTGAACCAAAGGAATCAGGAAATATTGGCGCTTCTGCAAGAGCAATAAAAAATATGGGTTTCACAAATCTTACACTTATCAATCCTGTCCCACTTCAGGATGAAGCATACTGGATGGCATGGGCAAGCAAAGACGTTCTTGAGAAAGCTCAGATTTTTAGAGAACTTGATGAATCATTAAAAGATAAAGCATTAATCATTGGAACAACTCGTAGAAGAGGAGCAAAAAGAGGAGCAATTATTGATGTAAAAGATGGCGTAAAAAGAGTTTATGAAGTAGCTCAGAATAATAAAGTTGCTATACTTTTTGGGAGAGAAGACAAAGGGCTTTTCAATGAAGAAGTTGAAAAATGTGGATATCTTATAACTATTCCTACATCGCTGTTACAACCCTCTTTAAATCTTGCACAGGCAGTTTTAATTGTTGCATATGAACTTATGAGGTGCGAGGAGTTGAAAGATTTTCATATGAACCGTCAGTTTTATGTAAGTCAAACAGAGCTTGATAAACTTTATGAAAGGCTCTTTAAGCTTTTGAAAAAAATTGACTACATACCTGATAACCCTGACATTGAAAAAAGAATAATAAATAATTTTAGGCATTTTTTCGGACGAACTGGACTTACATTCTGGGAACTTAAACTCCTTCACGGACTTTGTACTCATATAGAAGAATTAATAGCTAAATGTCAAACCAACCCAAAAGCCTGA
- the vapC gene encoding type II toxin-antitoxin system VapC family toxin, giving the protein MLIVDTSVWIDFLRGEKTKACETLRELINSEEEIYITEIILTEILQGIKDDKLHHITKEYLLYFQILRPKGIETYIRASEIFRNCKKKGKTVRKTIDCIIASIAIENRATIIHKDHDYETIREFSELKTINMGNFC; this is encoded by the coding sequence TTGCTAATTGTAGATACAAGTGTCTGGATTGATTTTCTTCGTGGAGAAAAAACAAAAGCCTGTGAAACCCTGCGTGAACTTATTAATTCTGAAGAAGAGATTTATATTACAGAAATAATACTGACTGAAATTCTTCAGGGCATTAAAGATGATAAACTTCATCATATTACAAAAGAATATCTCCTTTATTTTCAAATACTGAGACCGAAAGGAATAGAAACTTATATTAGAGCATCAGAGATTTTTAGAAATTGTAAGAAAAAGGGTAAAACAGTAAGAAAAACCATAGATTGCATTATTGCCTCTATAGCTATTGAAAATAGAGCTACAATTATTCATAAAGATCATGATTATGAAACAATTAGAGAATTCTCTGAACTTAAAACTATAAATATGGGAAATTTTTGTTAA
- a CDS encoding universal stress protein — protein sequence MKFQKILLPTDFSDESLYALSYAVDFAKMFNAKLYLLHVIYDIEKASNLHIPHPSITELYKDLESHAKRNLDSFGIDIREDFKNVETAVLRGIPYEEIIKFAKENSIDLIIIGTLPRSGVERFFVGSTTQRVIRNAPCPVLVVTKK from the coding sequence ATGAAATTTCAGAAGATTCTTTTACCAACAGATTTTTCAGATGAGTCTTTGTACGCTCTTTCTTATGCTGTAGATTTTGCGAAAATGTTTAATGCAAAATTATATCTTCTTCATGTTATCTATGATATTGAAAAAGCATCAAATCTTCATATTCCTCATCCGTCAATAACCGAACTTTATAAGGACTTAGAATCTCATGCCAAAAGAAATCTTGATTCTTTTGGTATTGATATTCGTGAAGATTTCAAAAATGTTGAAACAGCTGTTTTAAGAGGAATTCCTTATGAGGAAATTATAAAGTTTGCTAAAGAAAATAGTATTGATTTGATTATTATTGGAACACTTCCAAGAAGTGGAGTAGAAAGATTTTTTGTTGGAAGTACAACACAAAGAGTTATAAGAAATGCTCCTTGTCCTGTTCTTGTTGTAACTAAAAAATAG
- the xseB gene encoding exodeoxyribonuclease VII small subunit, with product MENLSYSKAIEEIEEILKYIESQEVDVDVLVEKVKRATELIRFCKSKLKTAEEELHKTLIELEGSNLTEEEPF from the coding sequence ATGGAGAACCTAAGCTATTCTAAGGCTATTGAAGAAATAGAAGAAATTTTAAAGTACATAGAGTCTCAAGAAGTTGATGTAGATGTGCTTGTTGAAAAAGTAAAAAGAGCAACTGAGCTTATTCGTTTTTGTAAAAGCAAACTTAAAACTGCTGAAGAGGAACTTCACAAAACTCTTATTGAGCTTGAAGGTTCTAATCTGACGGAGGAAGAACCATTTTAA
- a CDS encoding ABC transporter ATP-binding protein produces MIVFDNVWFSYGDREVLKGVSFSAKFNERIAVLGESGEGKTTILKLILGLISPDRGKIFIDGVDITKLNEEELIPIRRKFSIVFQEGALFDSLPVKENVAFFMREILKLPDEQIYKRVRELLNRVGVTDAEELMPEELSGGMHRRVAIARALAIGKTKMFLYDEPTAGLDPINSERIMALIKDLADKENIGFMIITHVVYVAWQLCNRFIFIKDGTILFDGNRQELILTDIPAVKDFIKELFFKVNR; encoded by the coding sequence ATGATAGTGTTTGACAATGTTTGGTTCTCATATGGTGATAGAGAAGTCCTAAAAGGAGTTAGTTTTTCCGCTAAATTTAATGAACGTATAGCAGTTCTTGGAGAAAGCGGAGAGGGAAAAACAACCATTTTAAAACTTATCTTAGGCTTAATTTCTCCAGACAGAGGGAAAATTTTTATTGATGGAGTAGATATAACCAAATTAAACGAGGAAGAATTAATTCCGATAAGAAGAAAATTCAGTATAGTCTTTCAGGAAGGAGCACTGTTTGACTCATTGCCTGTTAAGGAAAATGTAGCTTTTTTCATGAGAGAGATTTTAAAGCTTCCTGATGAGCAAATTTATAAACGGGTAAGAGAACTACTTAATAGAGTTGGGGTAACAGATGCAGAGGAACTTATGCCAGAAGAGCTAAGTGGGGGAATGCACAGAAGAGTGGCAATTGCAAGAGCTCTGGCTATAGGAAAAACAAAGATGTTTTTATATGATGAGCCAACCGCAGGTCTTGATCCCATAAATTCAGAAAGGATAATGGCATTAATAAAAGACCTTGCAGACAAAGAAAACATAGGATTTATGATAATAACCCATGTTGTATATGTGGCATGGCAACTCTGTAATAGATTCATCTTCATCAAAGATGGGACTATTTTATTTGATGGTAACAGACAAGAGTTAATTTTAACAGACATTCCTGCAGTGAAAGATTTCATAAAGGAATTGTTTTTCAAGGTCAATAGATAA